One Micromonospora sp. FIMYZ51 genomic window carries:
- a CDS encoding alpha/beta fold hydrolase yields MLSEPTNRWIQRLTPQATGRLRLVCFPHAGGAATYYLPLSRALPPDIDVLAIQYPGRQDRRKEPSRTSIPELADEIDTALRAQLSGPYAFFGHSMGAVIAHEVTQRRQVAGLRLPEQLFVSGRRAPSQPQFRPESPRTDGGILAELREAGGTHPMFLEDEELRAELLRIMHADYRAIDTYRWTPQPPVECPITALTGDNDPQAPVPAVAGWSAHTAAAFDLQIFEGGHFYLDKHRQRVADLLAGTLQTIPAGAAGEAGLG; encoded by the coding sequence GTGCTCTCCGAGCCCACCAACCGGTGGATCCAACGGCTGACCCCGCAGGCGACAGGTCGACTGCGGCTCGTCTGCTTCCCGCACGCGGGCGGCGCCGCCACCTACTACCTGCCGCTGTCCCGAGCACTACCACCGGATATCGATGTCCTGGCGATCCAGTACCCGGGCCGGCAGGACCGCCGCAAGGAGCCGAGCCGCACCTCCATCCCCGAACTCGCCGACGAGATCGACACCGCCCTGCGCGCCCAGCTGTCCGGTCCGTACGCCTTCTTCGGCCACAGCATGGGCGCGGTGATCGCGCACGAGGTCACCCAGCGGCGGCAGGTCGCCGGGCTCCGGCTGCCGGAGCAGCTGTTCGTCTCCGGGCGGCGGGCGCCGTCACAACCCCAGTTCCGCCCCGAGTCCCCGCGCACCGACGGAGGAATCCTGGCCGAGTTGCGCGAGGCCGGTGGCACCCACCCGATGTTCCTCGAGGACGAGGAACTGCGTGCCGAACTGCTGCGGATCATGCACGCCGACTACCGCGCCATCGACACGTACCGGTGGACGCCGCAACCGCCGGTGGAGTGCCCGATCACCGCACTCACCGGTGACAACGATCCGCAGGCGCCGGTGCCCGCGGTGGCCGGCTGGTCCGCACACACCGCCGCCGCGTTCGACCTACAGATCTTCGAGGGCGGCCACTTCTATCTCGACAAGCATCGGCAGCGGGTGGCCGACCTCCTCGCCGGCACGCTACAGACGATCCCCGCCGGCGCGGCCGGGGAGGCCGGGCTCGGCTGA
- a CDS encoding MFS transporter, translating to MAGPTNRAGSREWFGLAVLTLPVLLISIDVSVLFIALPALTADLSPTSSQLLWILDIYAFLLSGLLLTMGTLGDRIGRRRLLMFGAVAFGGASVVAAYASTAEMLIAARALQGIGGATLMPSTLSLIRNMFHDDNQRRSAIGVWTASVSAGMVLGPLVGGALLENFWWGSVFIINAPIMVLLLVVGLLVLPEFKAPQAGRFDLLSSLLSLLTVLPVIYGIKTIAEDGGASVVAVATILAGLLFGLIFVQRQRRRTDPMIDVRLFRNPAFSTALLTNLSVFVAMAGITLFTTQYLQIVLGMSPFRAGLWALTGAAASAVGATLGPVVVRWVRQVYVLVFGLVLAGIGFVILLQLGTDTLAIVIAGNVVAAAGIGFVVTMVVDMVVAAAPPERAGAASALSETCTEFGGALGIAVLGSIGGAVYRNQFLENAPAGLPPELTAASAETLAAAKGIAATVPEYAGQLVAVADAAFVESAHAMALTAAGLVAVMAVAALLALRRVRVPDPTERAEDEVHV from the coding sequence ATGGCCGGACCGACCAACCGGGCAGGTTCACGCGAGTGGTTCGGACTCGCCGTGCTGACGCTGCCCGTCTTGCTGATTTCCATCGATGTTTCTGTCTTGTTCATCGCCCTGCCGGCATTGACCGCGGATCTGAGCCCGACCAGCAGTCAGCTGCTCTGGATCCTGGATATCTACGCCTTCCTCCTTTCCGGCCTGCTGCTCACCATGGGCACCCTCGGTGACCGGATCGGCCGCCGGAGACTGCTGATGTTCGGCGCCGTGGCGTTCGGTGGGGCGTCCGTGGTGGCCGCCTACGCCAGCACCGCCGAGATGCTGATCGCGGCACGGGCCTTGCAGGGAATCGGCGGCGCCACCCTGATGCCCTCCACCCTGTCGCTGATCCGGAACATGTTCCACGACGACAACCAGCGCCGATCCGCAATCGGGGTGTGGACGGCCAGCGTGTCCGCTGGCATGGTGCTCGGGCCGCTGGTCGGTGGCGCCCTGCTGGAGAACTTCTGGTGGGGGTCGGTCTTCATCATCAACGCACCGATCATGGTGCTGCTACTCGTCGTCGGCCTGCTGGTGCTGCCCGAGTTCAAGGCACCGCAAGCCGGCCGGTTCGACCTGCTCAGCTCACTGCTGTCGCTACTCACCGTGCTTCCGGTGATCTACGGCATCAAGACCATCGCGGAGGACGGCGGCGCGAGCGTGGTCGCCGTGGCCACCATCCTGGCCGGGCTTCTGTTCGGCCTCATCTTCGTCCAGCGGCAGCGCCGGCGGACCGATCCCATGATCGACGTACGGCTGTTCCGTAATCCCGCCTTCAGCACCGCCCTGCTGACGAACCTGTCGGTCTTCGTGGCGATGGCCGGCATCACCCTGTTCACCACCCAGTACCTACAGATCGTGCTCGGCATGAGCCCGTTCCGGGCCGGTCTGTGGGCCCTTACCGGCGCGGCGGCCTCGGCCGTCGGTGCCACGCTCGGTCCGGTCGTGGTCCGCTGGGTGCGGCAGGTGTACGTGCTCGTCTTCGGCCTGGTCCTGGCCGGTATCGGTTTCGTCATCCTGCTGCAACTCGGCACCGATACCCTGGCCATCGTCATCGCCGGCAACGTGGTCGCCGCCGCGGGTATCGGTTTCGTGGTGACCATGGTGGTGGACATGGTCGTCGCCGCGGCACCGCCGGAGCGGGCCGGCGCTGCCTCGGCGTTGTCCGAGACCTGTACCGAGTTCGGTGGCGCCCTGGGCATCGCCGTGCTGGGCAGCATCGGCGGCGCGGTCTACCGCAACCAGTTCCTCGAGAACGCGCCGGCCGGCCTGCCACCCGAGCTGACTGCCGCCTCCGCGGAGACCCTCGCCGCCGCCAAGGGGATCGCCGCCACCGTGCCCGAGTACGCCGGGCAGCTGGTCGCGGTGGCGGACGCCGCCTTCGTGGAGAGTGCCCACGCCATGGCCCTCACCGCCGCCGGCCTGGTCGCCGTGATGGCCGTCGCCGCCCTGCTCGCCCTGCGTCGCGTTCGGGTGCCGGACCCGACCGAGCGGGCCGAGGACGAGGTACACGTCTGA
- a CDS encoding activator-dependent family glycosyltransferase, which yields MRVLLTTLAANTHLYLMVPLAHALRAAGHEVVVASGPELVPDITGAGLPAAAVGKQLDMVEDARQAEYGDTVHGSEYDITEIRPERLTWDYARNVLRVWCQGPVAAYDYLANDPMVDDLLRFSRWWKPDVIVWDATTYAGPIVAQIIGVPQVRFLFGLDQTARIHRIFTEGLPQQPAAVREDPLADPLVEMLTRKLARHNTPFARELMFGEFSIDPTPEWMRFPVEHDYRSISPVLYNGPSVIPQWLTEPVERRRICITLGLSLREIDDHWGEGINVSTVLEAVDGLDIEVVATIPGDVLEGVAVPENVRAVDFVPMDALLPSCSAIVHHGGGGTRLNALMHGVPQLVIPGWSWDEAIQASKYAERGAAVVVPQEELTAQRLRDGLLRLLDEPSFAAAAADLQKIARSATSPADTVAALEALVAGHRGQTAGVAPLG from the coding sequence ATGCGCGTCCTTCTCACCACGCTCGCTGCCAACACTCACCTCTACCTGATGGTTCCGCTGGCGCATGCACTGCGTGCCGCGGGCCACGAGGTGGTGGTCGCGAGCGGCCCCGAGCTCGTCCCGGACATCACCGGCGCGGGGCTGCCCGCAGCTGCGGTTGGTAAGCAGCTCGACATGGTCGAGGACGCCCGCCAGGCCGAGTACGGCGACACTGTGCACGGCTCGGAGTACGACATCACCGAGATCCGACCCGAGCGGCTCACCTGGGACTACGCCCGCAACGTCCTGCGCGTGTGGTGCCAGGGCCCGGTGGCGGCGTACGACTACCTGGCCAACGACCCGATGGTCGACGACCTGCTCCGGTTCTCTCGCTGGTGGAAGCCGGACGTGATCGTCTGGGACGCCACCACGTACGCCGGGCCGATCGTCGCCCAGATCATCGGCGTGCCGCAGGTCCGGTTCCTGTTCGGACTGGACCAGACGGCCCGCATCCACCGCATCTTCACCGAGGGGCTGCCCCAGCAGCCGGCTGCGGTGCGCGAAGACCCGCTGGCCGACCCGCTGGTCGAGATGCTCACCCGCAAGCTGGCCCGACACAACACCCCGTTCGCCCGCGAGCTGATGTTCGGGGAGTTCAGCATCGACCCGACGCCCGAGTGGATGCGCTTCCCCGTGGAGCACGACTACCGGTCGATCAGCCCGGTGCTGTACAACGGCCCGTCGGTGATCCCGCAGTGGCTCACCGAGCCCGTCGAGCGTCGCCGGATCTGCATCACCCTGGGCCTGTCCCTGCGCGAGATCGACGACCACTGGGGTGAGGGCATCAACGTCTCCACCGTCCTGGAGGCCGTGGACGGTCTTGACATCGAAGTGGTCGCCACCATCCCTGGGGACGTCCTGGAAGGTGTCGCGGTTCCGGAGAACGTCCGTGCCGTCGACTTCGTCCCGATGGACGCCCTGCTGCCGAGCTGCTCGGCGATCGTGCACCACGGCGGTGGAGGTACCCGCCTCAACGCACTGATGCACGGTGTGCCGCAGCTGGTCATTCCCGGCTGGTCGTGGGACGAGGCGATCCAGGCGAGCAAGTACGCCGAGCGGGGCGCGGCCGTGGTCGTACCGCAGGAGGAACTGACCGCGCAGCGGCTGCGCGACGGACTGCTGCGGCTGCTGGACGAGCCGTCGTTCGCCGCCGCCGCTGCGGACCTTCAGAAGATCGCCCGCAGCGCGACCTCACCGGCCGACACGGTGGCCGCGCTGGAGGCGCTCGTCGCAGGGCACCGCGGCCAGACCGCAGGCGTCGCACCGCTCGGCTGA
- a CDS encoding DUF5988 family protein — protein sequence MNDFAQPPLTTDSANPDGGGTATADPDEFDVVLEGGPADLPDALRRRRVTGTTDRIKVMFRGGYEHFHRDISVPATVPVVYRWAGRTRIAE from the coding sequence ATGAACGACTTCGCGCAGCCACCACTGACCACGGACAGCGCCAACCCGGACGGCGGCGGGACCGCCACGGCGGATCCGGACGAGTTCGACGTCGTACTCGAGGGCGGTCCGGCCGACCTGCCGGACGCGCTGCGCCGACGGCGGGTCACCGGCACCACCGACCGGATCAAGGTGATGTTCCGCGGCGGGTACGAGCATTTCCACCGGGACATCAGCGTCCCGGCCACGGTTCCGGTCGTCTACCGCTGGGCCGGCCGTACCCGGATCGCCGAGTAA
- the rfbB gene encoding dTDP-glucose 4,6-dehydratase, with translation MRILVTGGAGFIGSNFVRRLLADGYPGLAGADVTVLDKLTYAGNLANLAPVADSPRLRVVVGDICDADLVGEVLPGHDLVVHFAAESHVDRSIEGAAPFVTTNLVGTSVLLEAATAAGGVDRFVHVSTDEVYGSIDSGSWTEDRPLEPNSPYSAAKAGSDLLARAYHRTHGLPVVITRGSNTYGPYQFPEKVVPLFVTNLLDGRRVPLYGDGGNVRDWLHVDDHCAGVALAAERGRPGAVYHVGGGTELTNKELTARLLDACGAGWEMVEYVSDRKAHDRRYSLDIGRTTTELGYAPAVDFAEGLAATVAWYRENRAWWEPLRRSA, from the coding sequence GTGAGGATTCTGGTCACCGGAGGCGCGGGTTTCATCGGGTCCAACTTCGTCCGTCGGCTGCTGGCCGACGGCTACCCCGGTCTGGCGGGCGCGGACGTCACCGTTCTGGACAAGCTGACCTACGCCGGAAACCTGGCGAACCTGGCGCCGGTCGCCGACTCGCCCCGGCTGCGGGTCGTGGTCGGCGACATCTGCGACGCGGACCTGGTCGGCGAGGTGCTGCCCGGTCACGACCTCGTCGTGCACTTCGCAGCCGAGTCGCACGTGGACCGGTCGATCGAGGGCGCGGCGCCGTTCGTGACCACCAACCTGGTCGGCACGTCGGTGCTGCTGGAGGCCGCGACGGCTGCCGGGGGAGTCGACAGGTTCGTGCACGTCTCCACCGACGAGGTGTACGGCTCGATCGACTCCGGTTCCTGGACGGAGGACCGGCCGCTGGAGCCCAACTCGCCGTACTCGGCCGCGAAGGCGGGATCCGACCTGCTGGCTCGCGCCTATCACCGGACGCACGGGCTGCCGGTGGTGATCACTCGAGGTTCGAACACGTACGGCCCGTACCAGTTCCCGGAGAAGGTCGTCCCGCTGTTCGTCACCAATCTTCTCGATGGCCGTCGCGTACCGCTCTACGGCGATGGTGGCAACGTCCGCGACTGGCTGCATGTCGACGACCACTGTGCCGGCGTGGCACTGGCCGCGGAGCGCGGCCGTCCCGGTGCGGTGTACCACGTGGGCGGCGGCACCGAGCTGACGAACAAGGAGCTGACCGCCCGGCTGCTCGATGCCTGCGGCGCCGGCTGGGAGATGGTGGAGTACGTGTCGGACCGCAAGGCGCACGACCGGCGGTACTCGCTCGACATCGGCCGGACGACTACCGAACTCGGCTACGCGCCGGCTGTCGACTTCGCCGAAGGGCTGGCGGCCACCGTGGCGTGGTACCGCGAGAACCGGGCCTGGTGGGAACCGCTACGGCGGAGCGCCTGA
- the rfbA gene encoding glucose-1-phosphate thymidylyltransferase RfbA, translated as MRGVLLAGGTGSRLWPITKAISKQLMPVFDKPMIYYPMSTLVMAGISEIMIITRPEEQHQFRQLLGDGSQWGLRLEYGVQPRPEGIAQAFVIAEEFLAGGPVALILGDNIFHGGGLGRMLQMQNKVEGGVIFAYPVANPEEFGVVEFDANGTAISLAEKPAQPKSRYAVPGLYFYDAEVVRIATTLQPSARGELEITAVSEEYLRRGRLQVRVLDRGTAWLDTGTFNSMVAAAEYVRVIEERQGLKIGCLEEAAWRAGLIGDDDLRRLAEPLCKSGYGDYLLRLLDWTEPSYPEPVMWHLQ; from the coding sequence GTGCGGGGAGTGCTTCTGGCCGGCGGGACAGGATCCCGACTCTGGCCCATCACAAAGGCCATTTCCAAACAGCTCATGCCAGTCTTCGACAAACCGATGATTTACTACCCGATGTCCACCCTGGTCATGGCAGGCATCAGCGAGATCATGATCATCACTCGACCGGAGGAGCAGCACCAGTTCCGGCAGCTGCTCGGCGACGGCAGCCAGTGGGGACTGCGCTTGGAGTACGGGGTCCAGCCCCGACCCGAGGGCATCGCCCAGGCCTTCGTCATCGCCGAGGAGTTCCTCGCCGGTGGACCGGTGGCGCTGATCCTCGGCGACAACATCTTCCACGGCGGCGGGCTCGGCCGGATGCTGCAAATGCAGAACAAGGTCGAAGGCGGGGTCATCTTCGCCTACCCGGTGGCCAACCCGGAGGAATTCGGCGTGGTCGAGTTCGACGCCAACGGCACGGCGATCAGCCTGGCGGAGAAACCGGCCCAGCCGAAGTCCCGGTACGCCGTGCCGGGGCTCTACTTCTACGACGCCGAGGTGGTGCGGATCGCCACCACGTTGCAGCCCTCGGCCCGGGGCGAGCTGGAGATCACCGCGGTCAGCGAGGAGTACCTACGCCGGGGTCGCCTACAGGTCCGGGTGCTCGACCGGGGTACCGCCTGGCTGGACACCGGCACGTTCAACTCGATGGTGGCAGCCGCCGAGTACGTCCGGGTCATCGAGGAGCGGCAGGGCTTGAAGATCGGCTGCCTGGAGGAGGCCGCCTGGCGCGCCGGCCTCATCGGCGACGACGACCTGCGCCGGCTGGCAGAGCCGCTGTGCAAGAGCGGCTACGGCGATTACCTGCTGCGGCTGCTGGACTGGACGGAGCCGTCCTATCCGGAGCCGGTGATGTGGCACCTGCAGTGA
- a CDS encoding AAA family ATPase, whose amino-acid sequence MTLVERQEQIALLRRLAAESASGRGRTALVTGSVASGKTELLRTVVEHVVHAGGRHLGATASEAERDLPTGVIGQLFHHADLPLAELQRVDAALADVSRAWSVYGADVAAIRQATAAKVRGLALMLLRLAETGPLLITIDDTHHVDEASWQCVSYLIRRLATAPVFLVLAGDNSTERAYPPLRRDLLGQPGYAWLRVGCLSSAGVTELLTQEFGEQAADEISADVHRISGGNPLLVKALIQDARQANPAGPVRLVVRDGFAHAVMGILFRADAVLRDVARALAVLPDATTVEEVGRFLELDAAGVREAVSALERTGLLVDGRYPDPRCAAAVVNCMTSVERITLHREAARFLHRCGAPATQIARHVLAAGYTEGEWVLPVLRQAAERAVPDGDLEFALACLRWAEQVNGDPADLAAVRQLLARLEWRHDPAATAGRHLDAMVADVAEGRLPGGAALLPLAHLLWFGRVDEAAELFATVRSRADQDDATRQDLEFARLWYNLCYPAHAARFAGPDTSASDPHRLLTTQQYTRAILLSVGSLGAGDGILREAEQLLQQTSLADITVGPLTVALLTLVFGDKLETAAQWCDPLIDEAQRRQATTWQALFTAVRGEIAVRQGELPRAEQCVLEAFKLMEPSAWGIFVALPLGTMLRATTAAGKLGEAIDYLRMTVPPIVFDTPLGLHYLQARGRFHLANGSYRAALRDFRTCGDLMSRWGFDVPGLVAWRAEAASACLHLGEERQAGRLAQEQLARLGPGASRTRGVALRLLAAASDERKKPALLNEAVRALKESGDRLELAYALADLSQALNAVGDSTRARMVLRTADRIASRCHAFDPTGPVHPTPFGPVRQPEEEWSVPANAATAGLSSAERRVVVLAAAGQTNREIARKLFVTVSTVEQHLTRAYRKLDVTKRSDLSAVLQAGVATKESSAACER is encoded by the coding sequence ATGACCCTCGTGGAGCGCCAAGAACAAATAGCGCTACTGCGGAGGCTTGCGGCCGAAAGCGCTTCCGGGCGCGGTCGTACGGCGCTGGTGACGGGTTCCGTGGCCAGCGGCAAGACAGAACTGCTGCGCACCGTGGTGGAACACGTCGTGCACGCGGGAGGGCGACATCTGGGCGCGACGGCGTCGGAGGCAGAACGGGACCTGCCGACCGGGGTCATCGGCCAGCTCTTCCACCACGCAGATCTTCCGCTGGCCGAACTGCAACGGGTGGACGCCGCGCTCGCCGACGTGTCCAGAGCCTGGTCGGTGTACGGCGCCGACGTCGCTGCCATCCGGCAGGCGACGGCGGCCAAGGTGCGCGGGTTGGCGCTCATGCTGCTGCGGCTGGCCGAGACGGGCCCGCTGCTGATCACCATCGACGACACGCACCACGTCGACGAGGCCTCCTGGCAATGCGTGTCCTATCTGATCCGGAGGCTTGCCACGGCGCCAGTTTTCCTGGTGCTGGCCGGCGACAACTCCACCGAACGGGCCTATCCGCCGCTACGTCGGGACCTGCTGGGTCAACCCGGTTATGCCTGGTTGCGGGTCGGCTGCCTCTCCTCGGCCGGGGTGACGGAGCTGCTGACGCAGGAGTTCGGCGAGCAGGCCGCCGACGAGATCAGCGCGGACGTGCACCGGATCAGTGGCGGTAACCCGTTGCTGGTCAAGGCCCTGATCCAGGATGCCCGGCAGGCGAATCCCGCCGGTCCGGTCCGGCTGGTGGTGCGGGACGGCTTCGCCCACGCCGTGATGGGCATACTGTTCCGCGCCGACGCCGTACTGCGCGACGTCGCCCGGGCCCTCGCGGTGCTGCCCGACGCCACCACCGTCGAGGAGGTCGGCCGGTTCCTCGAACTCGACGCCGCCGGTGTCCGGGAGGCCGTCAGCGCGTTGGAGCGCACCGGTCTGCTCGTCGACGGCCGCTACCCGGACCCGCGCTGCGCCGCCGCCGTCGTCAACTGCATGACCTCGGTGGAACGGATCACCCTGCACCGGGAGGCGGCCCGGTTCCTGCACCGCTGCGGAGCCCCCGCTACCCAGATCGCCCGGCACGTGCTCGCCGCCGGCTACACGGAGGGGGAGTGGGTGCTGCCCGTGCTGCGGCAGGCCGCCGAGCGGGCGGTGCCGGACGGTGATCTCGAATTCGCGCTCGCCTGCCTGCGCTGGGCGGAGCAGGTGAACGGTGATCCGGCCGACCTCGCCGCGGTCCGGCAACTGCTGGCCCGCCTGGAGTGGCGGCACGATCCCGCGGCGACCGCAGGGCGGCACCTGGACGCGATGGTGGCCGATGTCGCCGAGGGCCGGCTGCCCGGCGGCGCCGCGTTGCTGCCGCTGGCACACCTGCTCTGGTTCGGGCGGGTCGACGAGGCGGCCGAACTGTTCGCCACCGTGCGGTCGCGGGCCGACCAGGACGACGCGACCCGGCAGGATCTGGAGTTCGCCCGCCTCTGGTACAACCTCTGCTACCCGGCCCACGCTGCCCGGTTCGCCGGCCCGGACACCTCGGCGTCGGATCCGCATCGCCTGCTTACCACGCAGCAGTACACCCGGGCCATTCTGCTCAGCGTCGGCTCGCTCGGTGCCGGTGACGGCATCCTGCGCGAGGCCGAGCAGCTGTTGCAGCAGACGAGCCTCGCCGACATCACCGTCGGCCCGCTGACCGTAGCGCTGCTCACGCTGGTCTTCGGCGACAAGTTGGAGACCGCGGCCCAGTGGTGTGATCCGCTGATCGACGAGGCGCAACGCCGGCAGGCGACCACCTGGCAGGCGTTGTTCACGGCGGTCCGCGGCGAGATCGCCGTGCGGCAGGGCGAACTGCCCCGGGCCGAGCAGTGCGTCCTCGAGGCGTTCAAGCTGATGGAGCCGTCCGCCTGGGGCATCTTCGTGGCACTGCCGCTGGGCACCATGCTGCGCGCCACCACCGCGGCCGGCAAGCTCGGGGAGGCGATCGACTATCTGCGGATGACCGTGCCGCCGATCGTCTTCGACACCCCGCTCGGCCTGCACTACCTCCAGGCACGCGGCCGATTCCACCTGGCCAACGGGTCGTACCGGGCGGCGTTGCGCGACTTCCGCACCTGCGGGGATCTGATGAGCCGCTGGGGTTTCGACGTGCCCGGCCTGGTGGCCTGGCGAGCCGAGGCGGCCAGCGCCTGCCTGCACCTGGGGGAGGAGCGGCAGGCCGGGCGACTCGCGCAGGAACAACTCGCCCGGCTGGGCCCGGGGGCGAGCCGCACTCGGGGGGTGGCGCTGCGGCTGCTGGCGGCGGCCAGCGACGAGCGCAAGAAGCCCGCGCTGCTGAACGAGGCGGTCCGGGCGCTGAAGGAGTCGGGTGACCGGCTGGAGCTGGCGTACGCGCTTGCCGATCTCAGCCAGGCGCTCAACGCCGTTGGCGACTCCACCCGGGCCCGGATGGTGTTGCGCACCGCCGACCGCATCGCCAGCAGGTGTCATGCCTTCGATCCGACCGGGCCGGTGCACCCTACCCCGTTCGGCCCGGTCAGGCAGCCGGAGGAGGAGTGGTCCGTACCGGCCAACGCGGCCACCGCCGGGCTGAGCAGCGCCGAGCGTCGGGTGGTGGTGCTGGCGGCGGCCGGTCAGACGAATCGGGAGATCGCCCGTAAGCTGTTCGTCACGGTGAGTACGGTCGAGCAGCATCTGACCCGGGCCTACCGCAAGCTTGACGTGACCAAACGCAGCGACCTGTCTGCGGTGCTCCAGGCGGGGGTCGCGACGAAGGAATCGTCTGCGGCCTGCGAACGGTAG
- a CDS encoding glycosyl hydrolase 53 family protein translates to MRPSLRALVAVAVLAAPLALTAPAQAANTLTMRGADVSSLQRSLDLGARYYNASGAQADPYDILAGKGVNYLRLRIWNNPASGYNNKAKVLQQARAIKAKGFKLLIDFHYSDTWADPGKQYTPAAWVNHSLSQLQADVYHYTYDVCTALKAQGTTPDAVQIGNEINVGMLWPTGRVVNNNFAPLASLLKQGYQATKACHSGTQVWIHTANADSMANARWFYDGIRSQGVTWDVTALSYYCMWHGSLANLYNVIADVRSRYGKPVVIAETAYQFTTADADHERNSIPGTVLCDNIPATWAGQAQQFNWVQNTARNAGAVGVFYWEPTWYAIRGNGWDPANINGTGNGWDNMAVFDWSGRVNPQLFWNP, encoded by the coding sequence ATGAGACCGTCCCTCCGGGCCCTCGTGGCGGTGGCCGTCCTCGCGGCTCCGCTGGCCCTGACCGCCCCCGCACAGGCGGCCAACACCCTCACCATGCGCGGCGCCGACGTCTCCTCCCTGCAACGCAGCCTCGACCTCGGTGCCCGCTACTACAACGCCTCCGGCGCGCAGGCCGACCCCTACGACATCCTCGCCGGCAAGGGGGTCAACTATCTGCGGCTGCGCATCTGGAACAACCCGGCCAGCGGCTACAACAACAAGGCCAAGGTGCTCCAGCAGGCCAGGGCGATCAAGGCCAAGGGCTTCAAGCTGCTCATCGACTTCCACTACTCGGACACCTGGGCCGACCCGGGTAAGCAGTACACCCCTGCGGCGTGGGTCAACCACTCGCTGAGCCAGTTGCAGGCCGACGTCTACCACTACACCTACGACGTGTGCACGGCGCTCAAGGCGCAGGGGACCACCCCGGACGCGGTGCAGATCGGCAACGAGATCAACGTGGGCATGCTGTGGCCGACCGGGCGGGTCGTCAACAACAACTTCGCCCCGCTGGCGAGCCTGCTCAAGCAGGGCTACCAGGCCACCAAGGCGTGTCACAGCGGTACCCAGGTGTGGATTCACACGGCGAACGCGGACAGCATGGCCAACGCCCGCTGGTTCTACGACGGGATCAGGTCACAGGGTGTGACCTGGGACGTGACCGCGCTTTCCTACTACTGCATGTGGCACGGCTCGCTGGCCAACCTCTACAACGTGATCGCCGACGTGCGGTCCCGCTACGGCAAGCCGGTGGTGATCGCCGAGACGGCGTACCAGTTCACCACGGCCGACGCCGACCACGAGCGCAACTCGATCCCGGGCACCGTGCTCTGCGACAACATCCCGGCCACCTGGGCCGGTCAGGCGCAGCAGTTCAACTGGGTGCAGAACACCGCCCGCAACGCCGGTGCGGTCGGTGTCTTCTACTGGGAGCCGACCTGGTACGCGATCCGGGGCAACGGCTGGGATCCGGCGAACATCAACGGGACCGGAAACGGCTGGGACAACATGGCCGTCTTCGACTGGAGCGGGCGGGTCAACCCGCAGCTGTTCTGGAACCCGTGA